One genomic segment of Meiothermus sp. QL-1 includes these proteins:
- a CDS encoding TRAP transporter large permease, protein MELTQVALFLLLLLILFLGSGVWIALALLGVGWVGLQFFANTEPGAGVASSLWSAVSSWSLAALPMFIWMGEILYRTRLAADLFEGLAPWLGRIPGRLLHVNVLASGLFAAVIGSSAATTATVGKIALPELLRRGYPERLVLGSLAGSGTLGLLIPPSVMMIVYGVAAEVSVARLFIAGLLPGLLVLLLFMAWIFISGLLHARRMPPPDPPLPLGERLRRTLKILPLVLLMSAVIGSIYAGVATPTEAASLGVLGALLIAWWSRSLSWSSFWESLTGAVRTSSMIGFILAGAAVLSMAMGFTGIPAALAAWVGELGLSKYAFLAVLMVVFLVLGAFLDGISIIVLTTSVILPLAKAMGIDLLWFGIFLIIAVELAQITPPVGFNLFVLQGLSGRDIFAIARSALPFLFLLLLAAFLITLFPEIATWLPRTMTRG, encoded by the coding sequence ATGGAGCTAACCCAGGTTGCGCTTTTCTTGCTGCTCCTCCTCATCCTGTTCCTGGGCAGTGGGGTGTGGATTGCCCTCGCGCTCTTGGGGGTAGGGTGGGTGGGGCTCCAGTTCTTCGCCAACACCGAGCCCGGTGCCGGCGTGGCCAGCAGCCTGTGGAGCGCGGTCTCGAGCTGGTCCTTGGCCGCGCTGCCCATGTTCATCTGGATGGGGGAGATCCTCTACCGCACCCGCCTGGCCGCCGACCTCTTCGAGGGGCTTGCGCCCTGGCTTGGGCGCATTCCTGGTCGCTTGCTGCACGTCAACGTGCTGGCCTCGGGCCTCTTTGCCGCGGTCATCGGCTCCTCGGCGGCCACCACCGCCACCGTGGGCAAGATCGCCCTGCCCGAGCTGCTGAGGCGGGGCTACCCCGAGCGGTTGGTGCTGGGCTCGCTGGCCGGCTCGGGTACCCTGGGCCTTCTGATTCCCCCTTCGGTGATGATGATCGTCTACGGGGTGGCGGCCGAGGTTTCGGTGGCCCGGCTTTTCATCGCCGGGCTTTTGCCGGGGCTTCTGGTTTTGCTCCTCTTCATGGCCTGGATATTCATCTCTGGTCTGCTCCATGCGCGCAGGATGCCTCCGCCCGACCCGCCCTTGCCGCTGGGCGAGCGCCTGCGCAGGACGCTGAAGATTCTGCCTCTGGTTTTGCTGATGTCTGCTGTGATTGGCTCCATCTACGCTGGGGTGGCCACCCCTACCGAGGCGGCCAGCCTGGGGGTTTTGGGGGCGCTCCTGATTGCCTGGTGGAGCCGCAGCCTGAGCTGGAGCAGCTTCTGGGAGAGCCTCACCGGAGCGGTGCGTACCAGCAGCATGATTGGCTTCATTCTGGCCGGGGCGGCGGTGCTGAGCATGGCTATGGGCTTCACCGGCATTCCGGCGGCCTTGGCGGCCTGGGTGGGGGAGCTGGGGCTTTCCAAGTACGCCTTCTTGGCGGTGCTTATGGTGGTTTTTTTGGTGCTGGGGGCTTTTTTGGACGGGATTTCCATTATCGTGCTCACCACCTCGGTCATCCTGCCCCTGGCCAAGGCCATGGGGATTGACCTACTCTGGTTCGGCATCTTCTTGATAATTGCGGTGGAGCTGGCCCAGATTACCCCCCCGGTGGGCTTCAACCTCTTTGTGCTGCAGGGGCTTTCGGGGCGGGACATCTTCGCCATCGCCCGCTCGGCCCTGCCCTTTTTGTTCCTGCTGCTTTTGGCGGCTTTTCTCATAACCCTCTTCCCCGAGATTGCAACCTGGTTGCCGCGGACCATGACCCGAGGTTAG
- the dusA gene encoding tRNA dihydrouridine(20/20a) synthase DusA — MVRATNNPWLLSVAPMMDWTDRHFRYLVRLITQKTRLYTEMVVDQSILLGNRKRLLDYNPEEHPVALQLGGSLPERLAEAARIGEQWGYDEVNLNLGCPSERVQGGGFGACLMLEPERVAECMAAMRRAVRIPVTAKHRLGVDEVEDYRYLARFVERLAKVGVQVFIVHARKAYLRGLSPAENRSVPPLRYEWVYRLKQDFPHLTVVLNGGVRTLDEVEAHLAHVDGVMLGRAVYEDPFVLAEADARFFGLRRSVDRVGVARQMMAYARAQLGQGVSLWAVARHLLNLFKGQPGGRLWRRFLSERACRPGAGVEVLEEALEQVLTRAGSVRRCFGPAL, encoded by the coding sequence ATGGTTAGAGCAACGAACAACCCATGGCTTCTGTCCGTGGCCCCCATGATGGACTGGACCGACCGGCATTTTCGCTACCTGGTGCGGCTTATTACCCAAAAGACGCGCCTTTACACCGAGATGGTGGTGGACCAGTCCATCCTGCTTGGCAATCGCAAAAGGCTGCTGGACTACAACCCTGAGGAACACCCGGTGGCCCTCCAGCTAGGGGGCTCGCTGCCGGAGCGGCTGGCCGAGGCGGCCAGAATTGGGGAGCAGTGGGGCTACGACGAGGTGAACCTGAACCTGGGCTGTCCTTCTGAGCGGGTGCAGGGGGGTGGGTTTGGAGCCTGCTTGATGCTCGAGCCCGAGCGGGTGGCCGAGTGCATGGCGGCCATGCGCCGGGCGGTGCGGATCCCGGTCACGGCCAAGCACCGGTTGGGGGTGGACGAGGTGGAGGACTACCGTTACCTGGCCCGCTTTGTCGAGCGGCTGGCTAAGGTGGGGGTGCAGGTCTTCATCGTGCATGCCCGAAAGGCTTATCTGCGAGGGCTATCGCCGGCGGAGAACCGCAGCGTGCCCCCGCTGCGCTACGAGTGGGTCTACCGGCTCAAGCAGGACTTCCCCCATCTGACCGTGGTGCTCAACGGGGGGGTGCGCACCCTGGACGAGGTGGAGGCCCACCTGGCGCATGTGGACGGGGTAATGCTGGGGCGGGCGGTGTATGAGGACCCCTTTGTGCTGGCCGAGGCCGATGCGCGCTTTTTTGGGCTCAGGCGCTCGGTAGACCGGGTGGGGGTGGCGCGGCAGATGATGGCGTATGCCCGGGCCCAGCTAGGGCAGGGGGTCTCTCTCTGGGCCGTCGCCCGCCACCTCTTGAACCTCTTCAAGGGCCAGCCGGGGGGCAGGCTCTGGCGGCGCTTCCTGTCTGAGCGGGCCTGCCGGCCCGGTGCGGGGGTGGAGGTGCTGGAGGAGGCTTTGGAGCAGGTGCTTACGCGGGCAGGTAGCGTCCGCCGCTGCTTTGGGCCAGCCCTTTGA
- the dprA gene encoding DNA-processing protein DprA, translating into MSYPMAMPDPLALALTPGIGPKRFLQALQTDLSPEALAETLGLEVARAYHQTLRAGRADQERERAQQMGFRIIGLWEAAYPEELRHLESPPLVLYLKGELPPSGPVLSIVGTRRASPWALAWTQRVARELAQAGVSILSGLALGIDTAAHRGALEGGGYTLGVLGSGLDRPYPPQNRPLAEQISLLSEFPLGTPPQPGLFPRRNRIVAALAQAVLVVEAPEKSGSLITARFALELGREVLAVPGRPGDAASVGTNRLIQDGAHLVLQAEDVLNLLGVRVPKKQEGGLEGAEAQVYRVLLELNGALPEEVSQATGLSTSETLALLTLLEIKGLAQSSGGRYLPA; encoded by the coding sequence ATGAGCTATCCTATGGCGATGCCCGACCCCCTGGCCCTGGCTCTGACCCCTGGAATCGGCCCCAAACGTTTCTTGCAGGCCCTCCAAACCGACTTGAGCCCCGAAGCCCTGGCCGAGACCCTGGGGCTCGAGGTGGCCCGGGCCTACCACCAAACCCTGCGGGCAGGCCGGGCCGATCAGGAGCGCGAAAGGGCCCAGCAGATGGGCTTCCGGATTATTGGCCTGTGGGAGGCCGCGTACCCAGAAGAGCTGCGCCATCTGGAAAGCCCGCCTCTGGTGCTCTACCTGAAGGGCGAACTGCCCCCCTCCGGCCCCGTGCTGAGCATCGTGGGCACCCGCCGGGCCAGCCCCTGGGCCCTGGCCTGGACCCAGCGGGTGGCCCGCGAGCTCGCGCAGGCCGGGGTGAGCATCCTCTCAGGGTTGGCCCTGGGAATTGACACCGCCGCCCACCGGGGGGCCCTGGAGGGCGGTGGCTACACCCTGGGGGTGCTGGGCAGCGGCCTGGACCGCCCCTACCCACCGCAAAACCGTCCCTTGGCCGAACAAATCTCCCTGCTCTCGGAGTTCCCCCTGGGCACCCCCCCACAGCCCGGGCTCTTCCCCCGGCGCAACCGGATCGTGGCCGCGCTGGCCCAGGCGGTGCTGGTGGTAGAGGCGCCGGAAAAAAGCGGCAGCCTTATAACCGCCCGGTTCGCCCTCGAGCTGGGGCGCGAGGTGCTGGCCGTGCCGGGCCGGCCCGGGGATGCGGCCTCGGTGGGCACCAACCGGCTGATCCAGGACGGGGCCCACCTGGTGCTCCAGGCCGAGGATGTGCTAAACCTCCTGGGCGTGCGGGTCCCCAAGAAGCAGGAGGGCGGGCTGGAGGGGGCTGAGGCCCAGGTCTACCGGGTCTTGCTTGAGCTCAACGGGGCCCTACCGGAGGAGGTTTCCCAGGCCACCGGCCTCTCCACCAGCGAAACCCTGGCCCTCCTGACCTTGCTGGAGATCAAAGGGCTGGCCCAAAGCAGCGGCGGACGCTACCTGCCCGCGTAA
- a CDS encoding IclR family transcriptional regulator translates to MEQSPPIPTLERPLHLLGLFSEERPYWTLAELARATGWPKATCLRSLRALERHGLVVRENGRYRLGSRFVYLGALVKTAYPARWVALPWMQALRDKTGQSVQWVVREGEEGVYLEVVEAKARVRLYIAPGRRAPLYAGASTRLLLAFAPEALQARVLEGERRRYTPATPVERARLWALLEETRRTGFAASFGELEPHSAELAAPVRGPEGEVLAALSLAGAEAAYREGRNLRAYLEALNQAAQEVSNHLGFTGPWPADPEGFLASLMAAKP, encoded by the coding sequence ATGGAACAAAGTCCGCCCATCCCCACCCTTGAGCGCCCCCTCCACCTCCTTGGCCTTTTCAGCGAGGAGCGGCCCTACTGGACCCTGGCCGAGCTTGCGCGGGCGACGGGCTGGCCCAAGGCCACCTGCCTGCGCAGCCTGCGGGCGCTGGAGCGGCACGGCCTGGTGGTGCGGGAGAACGGACGCTACCGCCTGGGCTCGAGGTTCGTATACCTAGGTGCCCTGGTCAAAACGGCCTACCCGGCTCGGTGGGTGGCGCTGCCCTGGATGCAGGCCCTCCGCGATAAGACCGGCCAGTCGGTGCAGTGGGTGGTGCGCGAGGGGGAGGAGGGGGTGTACCTGGAGGTGGTGGAGGCCAAGGCGCGGGTGCGCCTCTACATCGCCCCCGGTCGGCGGGCCCCGCTTTATGCGGGGGCCTCCACCCGGCTGTTGCTGGCCTTTGCTCCCGAGGCCCTTCAGGCCCGCGTCCTCGAAGGGGAGCGCCGGCGCTACACCCCAGCCACCCCGGTGGAGCGGGCCCGGCTTTGGGCTTTGCTCGAGGAGACCCGGCGGACGGGCTTCGCCGCCAGCTTTGGCGAGCTCGAGCCCCACTCCGCTGAGCTGGCCGCCCCTGTGCGGGGCCCCGAGGGCGAGGTGCTGGCGGCCTTGAGCCTGGCCGGGGCCGAGGCTGCGTACCGGGAGGGGCGCAATCTTCGGGCCTATCTGGAGGCCCTGAACCAGGCGGCCCAGGAGGTCTCCAACCACCTCGGGTTCACCGGTCCTTGGCCGGCCGACCCGGAGGGTTTTTTGGCGTCGCTGATGGCTGCCAAGCCATAA
- the era gene encoding GTPase Era, with protein sequence MRDERTYSGFVALVGKPNVGKSTLLNVMLGVKVAPISPKPQTTRKRVRGVYTEGNRQIVFVDTPGWHEAADALSEYMLRQITEALAEVNAVVWLVDLRHPPTPEDGLVARALRPLKGQVPILLVGNKVDAARYPEDAMRAYAELLPGLETRMISAQEERDARAIREELLALLPEGPFFYPENYAKGDQSAEEWAAEIVREEAMKRLKEELPYTIATKTEEMSPRENGVFYIRVIIYVERENHKPILIGAGGRMLREIGAAARKQLEVFLARKVYLELEVRVYPNWRKDPEALRELGYV encoded by the coding sequence GTGAGGGACGAGCGCACCTACTCTGGTTTTGTGGCTTTGGTGGGCAAGCCCAACGTGGGCAAGTCCACCCTGCTCAATGTGATGCTGGGGGTCAAGGTGGCCCCCATCAGTCCCAAGCCCCAGACCACCCGCAAGCGGGTGCGCGGGGTGTACACCGAGGGCAACCGGCAGATCGTGTTCGTGGATACCCCCGGCTGGCACGAAGCCGCCGATGCCCTGAGCGAGTACATGCTGCGCCAGATCACCGAGGCCCTGGCCGAGGTGAACGCGGTGGTCTGGTTGGTGGACCTGCGCCACCCTCCCACCCCGGAGGACGGGTTGGTGGCCCGGGCGTTGCGCCCCCTCAAGGGGCAGGTGCCCATCCTATTGGTGGGGAACAAGGTGGACGCGGCCCGGTACCCCGAGGACGCGATGCGGGCCTACGCCGAGCTTCTGCCAGGGCTGGAGACCCGCATGATCTCGGCCCAGGAGGAGAGGGATGCCCGCGCGATTCGCGAGGAGCTCTTGGCCTTGCTGCCTGAGGGGCCCTTCTTCTACCCGGAGAACTACGCCAAGGGCGACCAGAGCGCCGAGGAGTGGGCGGCGGAAATCGTGCGCGAGGAAGCCATGAAGCGCCTCAAGGAGGAGCTGCCCTACACCATCGCCACCAAGACCGAGGAGATGAGCCCACGTGAGAACGGGGTGTTCTACATCCGGGTCATCATCTACGTGGAGCGGGAAAACCACAAGCCCATCCTGATCGGCGCAGGAGGGCGGATGCTCCGGGAGATTGGCGCTGCGGCCAGGAAGCAGCTCGAGGTCTTCCTGGCCCGCAAGGTCTACCTGGAGCTCGAGGTCAGGGTCTACCCCAACTGGCGCAAGGATCCCGAAGCGCTGCGGGAGCTGGGGTACGTGTGA
- a CDS encoding LamB/YcsF family protein — protein sequence MRIDLNADAGESFGPWRLGQDEELFPLLSSVNVACGFHAGDPLTIRRTLELARKAGIAVGAHPGFPDRVGFGRRELSASPEEVYADVLYQIGALSGFLRAAGMALHHVKPHGALYNRATRDAPTALAIAQAVKDFDPALPLVVLPNTPLEAEARRIGLRTVAEAFPERGYTKDGRLAPRGTPGAWIHDPEMAARRAVAMVLEGWVEAVDGGRVAVQAETLCIHGDNPAAVAIARAVREALLREGVEIQAY from the coding sequence GTGCGGATAGACCTGAACGCCGACGCGGGGGAGTCCTTTGGCCCCTGGCGGCTAGGACAGGATGAGGAGCTCTTCCCCTTGCTGAGTTCGGTCAACGTGGCCTGCGGCTTTCATGCGGGCGACCCCCTGACCATAAGGCGCACCCTCGAGCTGGCCCGAAAAGCCGGCATTGCGGTGGGGGCTCACCCCGGTTTTCCCGACCGGGTGGGGTTTGGCCGGCGGGAGCTTTCGGCCAGCCCGGAGGAGGTCTACGCCGATGTGCTCTACCAGATAGGGGCGCTTTCGGGCTTTCTGCGCGCGGCCGGGATGGCCCTGCACCACGTGAAGCCCCACGGGGCCCTCTACAACCGGGCCACCCGCGATGCGCCCACCGCTTTGGCCATCGCCCAGGCGGTGAAGGACTTCGATCCGGCCCTGCCGCTGGTGGTGCTGCCCAACACCCCTCTGGAGGCTGAGGCCCGGCGGATTGGCCTCAGGACCGTGGCCGAGGCCTTTCCCGAGCGGGGCTATACCAAAGACGGCCGCCTGGCCCCGCGGGGTACCCCAGGGGCCTGGATTCACGACCCGGAGATGGCCGCCCGCCGGGCGGTGGCTATGGTGCTGGAGGGCTGGGTGGAGGCGGTGGACGGGGGGAGGGTGGCGGTGCAGGCCGAGACCCTCTGCATCCACGGCGACAATCCAGCGGCAGTGGCCATCGCGCGGGCGGTGCGGGAGGCCCTTTTGCGCGAGGGGGTGGAAATCCAGGCCTACTAG
- the pxpB gene encoding 5-oxoprolinase subunit PxpB, which translates to MTLTGFYLPFASRLDPEASARMQALVRALLCHPLPGVTDLVPGYVNLYVEFDAEQTSEGRVRRWVEQHLERLPEAASGRCVEIPVRYDGPDLAWVAGATGLSAEEVVRLHSRPLYWVFATGFTPGFPFLGPLPEALRLPRRSTPRPQVPAHAVAIAGDQTGIYPLPSPGGWHLLGTALVQVYDPHRSEPFYLQAGDRVRFVPAWGPTPPLPEPLELLPPEPLYPVLRVEEPGLLDLVVDGGRRLAGHLGLAAGGPLDARSARLANALVGNPPGTPLLEFTLKGPVLRALAPAVVAFAGYGMRPLRNGEPLPAGQSFALGRGDVLRFQSLAQGARGYLALAGGLESRRFYGSASADVRGRVGRPLRAGDVLGVASPRAVRPGFAHALPELAPAVVRLLPGPQHTPEALEALTSAPYTLTAGDRMGLRLEGPRVPGGELISEATPLGAIQITPQGQPLVLLHDRGRMGGYAKPALVHPADLFRLGQLRPGEEVRFVAFT; encoded by the coding sequence ATGACCCTCACCGGTTTCTACCTGCCTTTTGCCAGCCGGCTCGACCCGGAAGCCAGCGCCCGGATGCAGGCTCTGGTGCGGGCGCTATTGTGCCATCCCCTGCCTGGGGTGACCGATTTGGTGCCGGGTTATGTGAATCTCTACGTGGAGTTCGACGCAGAACAAACGAGCGAGGGGCGGGTGCGGCGCTGGGTGGAGCAGCACCTGGAGAGGTTGCCCGAGGCTGCTTCAGGGCGGTGTGTGGAGATACCGGTGCGCTACGATGGGCCCGATCTGGCCTGGGTGGCCGGGGCCACTGGGCTTTCTGCGGAGGAGGTGGTTCGGCTCCACAGCCGGCCCCTCTACTGGGTCTTCGCCACCGGCTTCACCCCCGGGTTTCCCTTTTTGGGGCCGCTGCCCGAGGCCCTGCGGCTGCCCCGCCGCAGCACCCCGCGCCCGCAGGTCCCAGCCCACGCGGTAGCCATAGCAGGGGACCAGACCGGCATCTACCCCCTGCCCTCGCCTGGGGGCTGGCATCTTCTGGGGACGGCGCTGGTGCAGGTATACGACCCCCACCGGTCCGAGCCCTTTTACCTGCAAGCGGGCGACCGGGTGCGTTTCGTGCCGGCCTGGGGCCCCACCCCACCCTTGCCAGAGCCTTTAGAGCTGCTGCCGCCGGAGCCGCTGTACCCGGTGCTGCGGGTGGAGGAGCCGGGTCTGCTGGACTTGGTGGTGGACGGGGGGCGGCGGCTCGCCGGGCACCTGGGCCTGGCGGCAGGGGGGCCGCTGGATGCGCGCTCGGCCCGGCTGGCCAACGCCCTGGTGGGCAACCCACCCGGGACTCCGCTGCTGGAGTTCACCCTGAAGGGGCCGGTTTTGCGGGCCTTAGCACCGGCGGTGGTGGCCTTTGCCGGCTACGGGATGAGGCCCTTGCGAAACGGTGAGCCCCTGCCCGCAGGCCAGAGCTTTGCCCTTGGTAGGGGGGATGTGCTTCGCTTCCAGAGCCTGGCCCAGGGGGCCCGGGGCTACCTGGCCCTGGCTGGGGGGCTCGAGAGCCGGCGCTTTTACGGTAGCGCCAGCGCGGATGTGCGGGGTCGGGTGGGCCGTCCCCTGCGGGCGGGGGACGTGCTGGGGGTGGCCTCGCCCCGGGCGGTGCGGCCCGGCTTTGCCCACGCTCTGCCCGAGCTAGCCCCGGCGGTGGTGCGGCTTTTGCCAGGGCCCCAGCACACGCCGGAAGCCCTGGAGGCCCTCACCTCGGCCCCCTATACCCTAACCGCGGGCGACCGTATGGGGCTGCGGCTCGAGGGGCCCCGGGTGCCCGGCGGGGAGCTTATCAGCGAGGCCACCCCCCTGGGGGCCATCCAGATCACGCCCCAGGGCCAGCCCCTGGTCCTCCTCCACGACCGGGGCCGGATGGGGGGGTATGCCAAGCCGGCCCTGGTGCACCCCGCCGACCTCTTCCGGCTAGGCCAGCTCCGGCCGGGGGAGGAGGTGCGCTTCGTTGCTTTCACATAA
- a CDS encoding DUF2905 domain-containing protein — MEPGRILLFIGLFLVLLGLIWLYAPGLLNWFGRLPGDIRIERDGFRFYFPLTSMLLVSLLLSLFLRWFR; from the coding sequence ATGGAGCCGGGGCGAATCCTGCTTTTTATAGGGCTTTTTTTGGTTTTGCTGGGGCTCATCTGGCTCTACGCCCCAGGCCTGCTGAACTGGTTTGGCCGTCTGCCGGGGGACATCCGTATTGAGCGGGATGGATTTCGCTTTTACTTCCCCCTTACCTCCATGCTTTTGGTAAGCCTGTTGCTGAGCCTTTTTTTGCGCTGGTTCCGCTAA
- a CDS encoding TRAP transporter substrate-binding protein, translating to MRSWIAFVLSLALSLAVAQSQTWTMATPYPDGNFHTINIREFAREVEAATQGRVVIRVNSGASLLPHPQILPAVRNGQIQLGEVLISLLANENPIFALDSIPFLVSSYEDAQRLYRVSKGEIENWLARRGMVLLFSVPWPGQGLYTKKPINSAADLRGLRFRAFNPATARIAELTGMIPTQVEAADIPQAFATGIVEAMITSPSTGVDSQAWDFARFFYDLRAWIPKNMVVVNRRALESLSPADREALLAAARRAEQRGWEASQREASSKTAILAQRGMQVLQPSPQLVADLRKVGETMVNEWLRRAGATGVNIYRAYLGR from the coding sequence ATGCGGAGTTGGATAGCTTTTGTCCTGAGCCTGGCCCTAAGCCTAGCCGTGGCCCAGAGCCAGACCTGGACCATGGCCACCCCCTACCCCGACGGCAACTTCCACACCATCAACATCCGGGAGTTCGCCCGGGAGGTCGAGGCCGCCACCCAGGGGCGGGTGGTGATCCGGGTAAACAGCGGGGCCTCCTTGCTGCCCCACCCCCAGATCCTGCCCGCGGTGCGCAACGGCCAGATCCAGCTAGGTGAGGTGCTGATCTCGCTTCTGGCCAACGAGAACCCCATCTTCGCCCTGGACTCGATTCCCTTCCTGGTCTCCAGCTACGAGGACGCCCAGCGGCTCTACCGGGTCTCCAAGGGCGAGATTGAGAACTGGCTCGCCCGGCGCGGGATGGTGCTCCTGTTCTCGGTGCCCTGGCCCGGGCAGGGGCTCTACACCAAGAAACCCATCAACAGCGCAGCCGACCTTAGGGGCCTCCGCTTCCGCGCCTTCAACCCGGCCACCGCCCGCATCGCCGAGCTGACCGGGATGATTCCCACCCAGGTAGAGGCCGCCGACATTCCCCAGGCCTTCGCCACCGGCATCGTGGAGGCCATGATCACCTCCCCCTCCACCGGGGTGGACAGCCAGGCCTGGGACTTCGCCCGTTTCTTCTACGACCTCAGGGCCTGGATTCCCAAGAACATGGTCGTGGTCAATCGCCGGGCCCTCGAAAGCCTGAGCCCCGCCGACCGCGAGGCCCTGCTGGCCGCGGCCCGGCGGGCCGAGCAGCGGGGCTGGGAGGCCAGCCAGCGCGAGGCCTCTAGCAAGACCGCCATCCTGGCCCAGCGGGGCATGCAGGTGCTGCAGCCGAGCCCCCAGCTGGTGGCCGACCTCAGGAAGGTGGGCGAGACCATGGTCAACGAGTGGCTCCGGCGGGCGGGGGCTACCGGGGTCAACATCTACCGGGCCTACTTAGGCAGGTAG
- a CDS encoding deoxyhypusine synthase family protein: MANGEVTKFLKHNFRHFNAATLVEAAEAYRAHLNGGGAMMVTLAGAMSTAELGLSLAEMIRQDKVHAISTTGANLEEDLFNLVAHHHYERIPNWRELTAADEERLLKRHLNRVTDTCIPEMEAMRRLEAALLEEWEAADRAGERFFPHEFVYRIIRKGKLEPYYQIDPKDSWVVAAAEKNLPIVVPGWEDSTTGNMYAGHCLSGRIRNVHTVRTGIEYMMELACWYERTSRERSIGFFQIGGGIAGDFPICVVPMLHQDMGRTDVPVWGYFCQISDSTTSYGSYSGAVPGEKITWGKLGVDTPKFMIESDASIVAPLIFAIVLGW, from the coding sequence ATGGCGAACGGGGAAGTCACCAAGTTTCTCAAGCATAACTTCCGCCACTTCAACGCCGCTACCCTGGTCGAGGCGGCTGAGGCCTACCGGGCCCACCTGAATGGGGGCGGGGCGATGATGGTCACGCTGGCCGGGGCCATGAGCACCGCCGAGCTGGGCCTTTCCCTGGCCGAGATGATTCGGCAGGACAAGGTGCACGCCATCAGCACCACCGGGGCCAACCTGGAGGAGGACCTCTTCAACCTGGTGGCCCACCACCACTACGAGCGCATTCCCAACTGGCGCGAGCTCACCGCAGCGGACGAGGAGCGGCTGCTGAAGCGCCACCTCAACCGGGTGACCGACACCTGCATCCCCGAGATGGAGGCCATGCGGCGGTTGGAGGCCGCGCTTTTGGAGGAGTGGGAGGCAGCCGACCGGGCTGGGGAACGCTTTTTCCCCCACGAGTTCGTATACCGCATCATTCGGAAGGGGAAATTGGAGCCCTACTACCAGATCGACCCCAAGGATAGCTGGGTGGTGGCCGCTGCTGAGAAGAACCTGCCCATTGTGGTGCCTGGTTGGGAGGACTCCACCACCGGCAACATGTACGCCGGGCATTGCCTGAGCGGCCGCATCAGGAATGTGCACACCGTGCGCACCGGGATTGAGTACATGATGGAGCTGGCCTGCTGGTATGAGCGCACCAGCCGGGAACGCTCCATTGGTTTCTTCCAGATTGGGGGCGGTATTGCGGGCGACTTTCCCATCTGCGTGGTGCCCATGCTGCACCAGGACATGGGGCGCACGGATGTTCCGGTCTGGGGCTACTTCTGCCAGATCTCTGACTCCACCACCAGCTACGGTTCTTACTCCGGTGCGGTGCCGGGGGAGAAGATCACCTGGGGCAAGCTGGGGGTGGATACGCCCAAGTTCATGATTGAGTCGGACGCCTCCATTGTGGCGCCCCTGATCTTTGCCATCGTGCTGGGCTGGTAG
- a CDS encoding TRAP transporter small permease produces the protein MRGFLDGLYRLSGVLAALLVVFIFAVTLAQIVGRFLGLVVPSANELAGFAMAGAVFLALASTLRAGGHIRVAVLLRRLSGRARRWVELAVGGFSLLVSAYAAAQLWRQVWNSYVFGDLAPGLLPLPLWLPQSLLALGLSVFTIALADTLAALLRGEWPAYLSEGQGQE, from the coding sequence ATGCGAGGCTTTCTGGACGGGCTGTACCGCCTCTCGGGGGTTTTAGCGGCGCTTTTGGTGGTCTTCATATTCGCGGTGACCCTGGCCCAGATTGTGGGGCGGTTTTTGGGGCTGGTGGTTCCCTCAGCCAATGAACTGGCGGGTTTTGCCATGGCAGGGGCGGTCTTTCTAGCCCTGGCCTCCACCCTGCGCGCTGGGGGGCATATCCGGGTGGCGGTGCTCCTCCGGCGGCTTTCGGGCAGAGCCCGGCGGTGGGTAGAGCTTGCCGTGGGGGGCTTCTCGCTCCTGGTCTCGGCCTACGCGGCCGCTCAGCTTTGGCGGCAGGTGTGGAACTCCTATGTTTTCGGCGACCTGGCCCCGGGGCTTTTGCCCCTGCCCCTATGGCTGCCCCAAAGCCTCCTGGCCCTGGGGCTTTCCGTCTTCACCATAGCCCTGGCGGACACCCTGGCGGCCCTGCTGCGGGGCGAGTGGCCTGCCTACCTCTCCGAGGGCCAGGGGCAGGAGTAG